From a region of the Zingiber officinale cultivar Zhangliang chromosome 4B, Zo_v1.1, whole genome shotgun sequence genome:
- the LOC121974978 gene encoding ABC transporter B family member 1-like isoform X2 gives MPSARRCAMLGNFIHYMATFVSGFVVGFTAAWQLALVTLAVVPLIAVIGGFHATALAKLSSKSQDALAQASNISEQAVAQIRTVQSFVGETRVFQAYSSALGVAQKIGYRSGFSKGLGLGATYFTVFCSYALLLWYGGLLVRHHHTNGGLAISTMFSVMIGGLALGQSAPSMAAFAKARVAAAKIYRTIDHKPSMDMKNDSGVELGAITGLVELKNVNFAYPSRPDVPVLRDFSLTVAAGKTIALVGSSGSGKSTVVSLIERFYDPTSGQILLDGHDIKSLKLKWLRQQIGLVSQEPALFATTIKENVLLGREDATQVEIEEAARVANAHSFIVKLPDAYESQVGERGMQLSGGQKQRVAIARAMLKNPAILLLDEATSALDSESEKLVQEALDRFMIGRTTLVIAHRLSTICKADVVAVLQQGSVTEIGTHDELMAKGENGLYAKLIRMQEQAHEAALINARKSSARPSSARNSVSSPIITRNSSYGRSPYSRRLSDFSTSEFSFSVDPNHRIEKLAFRDQANSFLRLVKMNSPEWSYALIGSIGSMVCGSMSAFFAYVLSAVLSAYYAQDYKYMRREIGKYCYLMIGVSSVALLFNTMQHFFWDVVGENLTKRVREKMFMSVLRNEIAWFDREENASARIAGRLTSDAHNVRSAIGDRISVIVQNTSLMLVAFTAGFILEWRLSLVLVSVFPIVVAATVLQKMFMTGFSGDLEVAHAKATQIAGEAIANVRTVAAFSSEEKITQLFATNLQVPLRNCFWKGQIAGSGFGIAQFLLYASYALGLWYASWLVKHGISDFSKTIRVFMVLMVSANGAAEALTLAPDFIKGGRAMRSVFELIDRKTEIEPDDPDATPLPDRIRGEVELKHVDFAYPSCPDMPVFRDLTLRARAGKMLALVGPSGCGKSSVISLIQRFYEPTSGRVLVDGKDIRKYNLKALRQVISVVPQEPCLFAATIFENIAYGRESTTEAEVVEAATMANAHKFISALPDGYRTWVGERGVQLSGGQRQRIAIARALVKKAPIMLLDEATSALDAESERGVQDALERSGIGRTTIVVAHRLATIRNAHVIAVIDDGKVVEQGSHSHLLNHHPDGCYARMLQLQRFTNGVAMAAGVPLGPSTSTREATG, from the exons ATGCCATCAGCGAGAAGGTGCGCCATG CTTGGGAATTTTATCCACTACATGGCGACGTTTGTGTCCGGCTTCGTGGTGGGCTTCACGGCGGCGTGGCAACTCGCGCTCGTCACGCTCGCCGTCGTCCCTCTCATCGCCGTCATCGGCGGTTTCCACGCAACCGCATTGGCCAAGCTCTCGTCCAAGAGCCAGGACGCCCTCGCCCAGGCTAGCAACATCTCCGAGCAG GCGGTGGCACAGATCAGAACGGTGCAGTCCTTCGTTGGCGAGACGAGAGTCTTCCAAGCTTACTCCTCTGCGCTCGGAGTAGCTCAGAAGATTGGCTATCGGAGTGGATTCTCCAAGGGACTGGGCTTGGGCGCGACCTACTTCACTGTCTTCTGCTCCTATGCCTTGCTGCTCTGGTACGGTGGGCTTCTGGTGCGCCACCACCACACCAATGGCGGGCTCGCCATCTCTACCATGTTCTCCGTCATGATAGGAGGAtt GGCTCTTGGGCAGTCGGCTCCTAGCATGGCAGCATTTGCCAAGGCAAGGGTGGCTGCAGCCAAGATTTACCGAACGATCGATCACAAGCCAAGCATGGACATGAAGAACGATTCAGGGGTTGAGTTGGGTGCCATCACAGGGCTTGTGGAGTTGAAGAATGTGAATTTTGCTTACCCATCAAGGCCTGATGTCCCTGTGCTCCGAGACTTCTCACTCACTGTTGCTGCAGGAAAGACCATTGCTTTGGTTGGAAGCAGTGGCTCCGGCAAGAGTACAGTGGTTTCCCTCATTGAAAGATTCTATGATCCCACTTCAG GACAAATTCTGCTTGATGGGCATGACATTAAGTCTCTAAAGCTAAAGTGGCTCAGGCAACAGATCGGCCTTGTTAGCCAAGAGCCTGCCCTTTTTGCAACCACCATCAAAGAAAACGTTCTTCTCGGCAGGGAAGATGCCACACAAGTAGAGATAGAAGAAGCTGCAAGAGTGGCAAATGCTCACTCCTTCATTGTGAAGCTGCCAGATGCCTACGAGTCCCAG GTCGGCGAGAGAGGGATGCAACTCTCTGGTGGACAAAAGCAGCGCGTTGCCATTGCAAGAGCGATGCTGAAGAACCCAGCAATTCTTCTACTAGATGAGGCAACTAGTGCTCTTGATTCTGAATCTGAGAAACTTGTGCAAGAGGCGCTCGATCGATTTATGATTGGCCGCACAACGCTTGTAATTGCCCACCGTCTGTCAACTATTTGCAAAGCTGATGTTGTTGCAGTTCTCCAGCAAGGGAGCGTCACTGAGATTGGCACACACGATGAACTCATGGCCAAAGGTGAAAATGGCCTTTATGCAAAGCTAATTCGCATGCAGGAACAGGCCCATGAGGCAGCTCTAATAAATGCCAGGAAGAGCAGTGCAAG GCCTTCGAGTGCTAGAAACTCTGTGAGCTCTCCAATCATTACACGGAACTCATCATATGGCCGATCACCATATTCTCGCCGTCTCTCTGACTTCAGTACGTCTGAATTCAGCTTCTCAGTTGATCCAAATCATCGAATCGAGAAGCTTGCATTTAGAGACCAGGCCAACTCATTCTTGCGCCTTGTGAAAATGAACTCACCAGAATGGTCTTACGCCCTCATAGGTTCAATTGGTTCCATGGTGTGCGGTTCGATGAGTGCTTTCTTTGCTTACGTTCTTAGTGCTGTCCTCAGTGCCTACTATGCTCAGGATTATAAGTACATGCGCCGGGAGATTGGCAAATATTGCTACCTCATGATCGGTGTTTCATCTGTTGCTTTGCTCTTCAATACTATGCAACATTTCTTCTGGGATGTGGTTGGAGAAAATTTAACAAAACGTGTCCGAGAGAAGATGTTCATGTCTGTTCTCCGAAATGAGATAGCGTGGTTTGATAGAGAGGAGAACGCTAGTGCTAGAATTGCAGGAAGGTTGACATCAGATGCTCATAATGTGCGATCTGCAATTGGAGACCGTATATCAGTCATTGTTCAGAATACTTCACTGATGCTTGTTGCATTCACCGCTGGATTCATTCTCGAATGGCGGCTATCTTTGGTTCTTGTTTCTGTCTTCCCCATTGTGGTTGCTGCCACTGTTCTTCAG AAAATGTTCATGACGGGTTTCTCAGGAGATCTAGAAGTTGCTCATGCCAAGGCTACACAAATTGCTGGGGAGGCCATTGCCAATGTTCGTACAGTCGCCGCTTTCAGTTCAGAGGAAAAGATCACCCAATTGTTTGCAACCAACCTGCAAGTTCCGCTCCGCAACTGCTTCTGGAAGGGTCAGATAGCAGGGAGTGGTTTTGGAATTGCACAATTCCTTCTGTATGCCTCTTATGCCCTCGGTTTGTGGTATGCTTCATGGCTGGTGAAGCATGGCATCTCCGACTTTTCTAAGACAATTCGTGTATTCATGGTTCTTATGGTCTCAGCTAATGGTGCTGCCGAGGCCCTCACTCTTGCACCTGACTTCATCAAGGGTGGACGTGCCATGCGATCAGTATTCGAGTTAATTGACCGCAAAACAGAAATTGAGCCTGATGATCCTGATGCTACTCCTTTACCTGACCGCATCCGTGGGGAGGTCGAGCTCAAGCATGTAGACTTTGCCTACCCATCTTGCCCAGACATGCCTGTGTTCCGTGATCTGACACTGCGTGCCCGTGCCGGAAAGATGTTGGCTCTTGTTGGCCCAAGTGGTTGCGGGAAGAGTTCAGTCATTTCGTTGATTCAAAGGTTCTATGAGCCCACATCAGGCCGCGTGCTCGTCGATGGAAAAGACATAAGGAAATATAACTTAAAGGCATTAAGACAAGTTATTTCGGTGGTGCCTCAGGAACCATGCCTGTTCGCTGCAACCATATTTGAGAACATCGCATATGGGAGGGAATCAACAACAGAGGCAGAAGTAGTGGAAGCTGCGACAATGGCTAACGCACACAAGTTCATATCAGCATTGCCCGACGGGTATAGGACATGGGTCGGAGAGCGTGGGGTGCAGCTCTCAGGGGGACAACGTCAAAGAATAGCAATAGCAAGGGCACTAGTGAAGAAGGCACCAATAATGTTGTTGGATGAGGCAACAAGTGCACTAGATGCAGAGTCCGAGCGGGGTGTGCAGGATGCACTCGAACGGTCTGGAATTGGACGGACCACAATCGTGGTGGCACATCGCCTTGCGACCATAAGGAACGCCCATGTGATTGCAGTAATCGACGATGGGAAAGTGGTGGAACAAGGATCACATTCACACCTGCTCAACCACCATCCTGATGGGTGCTATGCCCGAATGCTCCAGCTGCAGCGCTTTACAAATGGAGTCGCCATGGCTGCCGGTGTGCCACTAGGACCATCAACGAGCACTAGGGAAGCTACAGGATAG
- the LOC121974978 gene encoding ABC transporter B family member 1-like isoform X1, whose translation MSEQQQQTFQQQEEEMIKGVVVVEEWSQPELQAFRLNSPPHRTPKGEDLLVIEVTERGGSSAVSRVHMEAADGGNPKAEEPPPPQQPQLPSSASSSSQEDKKPEPPAPTVGFRELFRFADGLDCTLMAIGTVGAIVHGCSLPIFLRFFADLVNSFGSNTSDPSTMVREVVKYAFYFLVVGAAIWASSWAEISCWMWTGERQTTKMRIKYLEAALNQDVRYFDTEVRTSDVLFTINADAVIVQDAISEKLGNFIHYMATFVSGFVVGFTAAWQLALVTLAVVPLIAVIGGFHATALAKLSSKSQDALAQASNISEQAVAQIRTVQSFVGETRVFQAYSSALGVAQKIGYRSGFSKGLGLGATYFTVFCSYALLLWYGGLLVRHHHTNGGLAISTMFSVMIGGLALGQSAPSMAAFAKARVAAAKIYRTIDHKPSMDMKNDSGVELGAITGLVELKNVNFAYPSRPDVPVLRDFSLTVAAGKTIALVGSSGSGKSTVVSLIERFYDPTSGQILLDGHDIKSLKLKWLRQQIGLVSQEPALFATTIKENVLLGREDATQVEIEEAARVANAHSFIVKLPDAYESQVGERGMQLSGGQKQRVAIARAMLKNPAILLLDEATSALDSESEKLVQEALDRFMIGRTTLVIAHRLSTICKADVVAVLQQGSVTEIGTHDELMAKGENGLYAKLIRMQEQAHEAALINARKSSARPSSARNSVSSPIITRNSSYGRSPYSRRLSDFSTSEFSFSVDPNHRIEKLAFRDQANSFLRLVKMNSPEWSYALIGSIGSMVCGSMSAFFAYVLSAVLSAYYAQDYKYMRREIGKYCYLMIGVSSVALLFNTMQHFFWDVVGENLTKRVREKMFMSVLRNEIAWFDREENASARIAGRLTSDAHNVRSAIGDRISVIVQNTSLMLVAFTAGFILEWRLSLVLVSVFPIVVAATVLQKMFMTGFSGDLEVAHAKATQIAGEAIANVRTVAAFSSEEKITQLFATNLQVPLRNCFWKGQIAGSGFGIAQFLLYASYALGLWYASWLVKHGISDFSKTIRVFMVLMVSANGAAEALTLAPDFIKGGRAMRSVFELIDRKTEIEPDDPDATPLPDRIRGEVELKHVDFAYPSCPDMPVFRDLTLRARAGKMLALVGPSGCGKSSVISLIQRFYEPTSGRVLVDGKDIRKYNLKALRQVISVVPQEPCLFAATIFENIAYGRESTTEAEVVEAATMANAHKFISALPDGYRTWVGERGVQLSGGQRQRIAIARALVKKAPIMLLDEATSALDAESERGVQDALERSGIGRTTIVVAHRLATIRNAHVIAVIDDGKVVEQGSHSHLLNHHPDGCYARMLQLQRFTNGVAMAAGVPLGPSTSTREATG comes from the exons ATGTCGGAACAGCAGCAGCAGACTTTTCAGCAGCAGGAAGAGGAGATGATAAAAGGGGTTGTGGTGGTGGAGGAATGGAGCCAACCCGAGCTGCAAGCCTTCCGCCTCAACTCGCCTCCGCATCGCACTCCAAAAGGCGAGGACTTGCTGGTAATCGAAGTGACGGAGAGAGGAGGTAGCTCTGCTGTCTCCAGAGTCCACATGGAGGCGGCGGATGGTGGGAATCCTAAGGCGGAGGAACCTCCGCCGCCGCAGCAGCCGCAGCTGCCGTCATCGGCCTCGAGTAGCAGTCAGGAAGACAAGAAGCCTGAGCCGCCGGCGCCGACCGTCGGTTTCCGCGAACTTTTCCGCTTCGCTGACGGGCTCGATTGCACGCTGATGGCCATCGGCACTGTCGGCGCCATCGTCCATGGTTGCTCCCTCCCAATCTTTCTCCGCTTCTTCGCCGATCTGGTCAATTCTTTCGGGTCCAACACTAGCGATCCCAGCACCATGGTCCGCGAGGTCGTCAAG TACGCTTTCTACTTCCTCGTTGTCGGCGCTGCGATTTGGGCGTCTTCCTGGGCCG AGATATCGTGCTGGATGTGGACGGGCGAACGGCAAACCACCAAGATGAGAATCAAGTACCTGGAAGCCGCGCTGAACCAGGACGTCCGCTACTTCGACACCGAGGTGCGCACCTCCGACGTCCTCTTCACCATCAACGCCGACGCGGTCATAGTGCAGGATGCCATCAGCGAGAAG CTTGGGAATTTTATCCACTACATGGCGACGTTTGTGTCCGGCTTCGTGGTGGGCTTCACGGCGGCGTGGCAACTCGCGCTCGTCACGCTCGCCGTCGTCCCTCTCATCGCCGTCATCGGCGGTTTCCACGCAACCGCATTGGCCAAGCTCTCGTCCAAGAGCCAGGACGCCCTCGCCCAGGCTAGCAACATCTCCGAGCAG GCGGTGGCACAGATCAGAACGGTGCAGTCCTTCGTTGGCGAGACGAGAGTCTTCCAAGCTTACTCCTCTGCGCTCGGAGTAGCTCAGAAGATTGGCTATCGGAGTGGATTCTCCAAGGGACTGGGCTTGGGCGCGACCTACTTCACTGTCTTCTGCTCCTATGCCTTGCTGCTCTGGTACGGTGGGCTTCTGGTGCGCCACCACCACACCAATGGCGGGCTCGCCATCTCTACCATGTTCTCCGTCATGATAGGAGGAtt GGCTCTTGGGCAGTCGGCTCCTAGCATGGCAGCATTTGCCAAGGCAAGGGTGGCTGCAGCCAAGATTTACCGAACGATCGATCACAAGCCAAGCATGGACATGAAGAACGATTCAGGGGTTGAGTTGGGTGCCATCACAGGGCTTGTGGAGTTGAAGAATGTGAATTTTGCTTACCCATCAAGGCCTGATGTCCCTGTGCTCCGAGACTTCTCACTCACTGTTGCTGCAGGAAAGACCATTGCTTTGGTTGGAAGCAGTGGCTCCGGCAAGAGTACAGTGGTTTCCCTCATTGAAAGATTCTATGATCCCACTTCAG GACAAATTCTGCTTGATGGGCATGACATTAAGTCTCTAAAGCTAAAGTGGCTCAGGCAACAGATCGGCCTTGTTAGCCAAGAGCCTGCCCTTTTTGCAACCACCATCAAAGAAAACGTTCTTCTCGGCAGGGAAGATGCCACACAAGTAGAGATAGAAGAAGCTGCAAGAGTGGCAAATGCTCACTCCTTCATTGTGAAGCTGCCAGATGCCTACGAGTCCCAG GTCGGCGAGAGAGGGATGCAACTCTCTGGTGGACAAAAGCAGCGCGTTGCCATTGCAAGAGCGATGCTGAAGAACCCAGCAATTCTTCTACTAGATGAGGCAACTAGTGCTCTTGATTCTGAATCTGAGAAACTTGTGCAAGAGGCGCTCGATCGATTTATGATTGGCCGCACAACGCTTGTAATTGCCCACCGTCTGTCAACTATTTGCAAAGCTGATGTTGTTGCAGTTCTCCAGCAAGGGAGCGTCACTGAGATTGGCACACACGATGAACTCATGGCCAAAGGTGAAAATGGCCTTTATGCAAAGCTAATTCGCATGCAGGAACAGGCCCATGAGGCAGCTCTAATAAATGCCAGGAAGAGCAGTGCAAG GCCTTCGAGTGCTAGAAACTCTGTGAGCTCTCCAATCATTACACGGAACTCATCATATGGCCGATCACCATATTCTCGCCGTCTCTCTGACTTCAGTACGTCTGAATTCAGCTTCTCAGTTGATCCAAATCATCGAATCGAGAAGCTTGCATTTAGAGACCAGGCCAACTCATTCTTGCGCCTTGTGAAAATGAACTCACCAGAATGGTCTTACGCCCTCATAGGTTCAATTGGTTCCATGGTGTGCGGTTCGATGAGTGCTTTCTTTGCTTACGTTCTTAGTGCTGTCCTCAGTGCCTACTATGCTCAGGATTATAAGTACATGCGCCGGGAGATTGGCAAATATTGCTACCTCATGATCGGTGTTTCATCTGTTGCTTTGCTCTTCAATACTATGCAACATTTCTTCTGGGATGTGGTTGGAGAAAATTTAACAAAACGTGTCCGAGAGAAGATGTTCATGTCTGTTCTCCGAAATGAGATAGCGTGGTTTGATAGAGAGGAGAACGCTAGTGCTAGAATTGCAGGAAGGTTGACATCAGATGCTCATAATGTGCGATCTGCAATTGGAGACCGTATATCAGTCATTGTTCAGAATACTTCACTGATGCTTGTTGCATTCACCGCTGGATTCATTCTCGAATGGCGGCTATCTTTGGTTCTTGTTTCTGTCTTCCCCATTGTGGTTGCTGCCACTGTTCTTCAG AAAATGTTCATGACGGGTTTCTCAGGAGATCTAGAAGTTGCTCATGCCAAGGCTACACAAATTGCTGGGGAGGCCATTGCCAATGTTCGTACAGTCGCCGCTTTCAGTTCAGAGGAAAAGATCACCCAATTGTTTGCAACCAACCTGCAAGTTCCGCTCCGCAACTGCTTCTGGAAGGGTCAGATAGCAGGGAGTGGTTTTGGAATTGCACAATTCCTTCTGTATGCCTCTTATGCCCTCGGTTTGTGGTATGCTTCATGGCTGGTGAAGCATGGCATCTCCGACTTTTCTAAGACAATTCGTGTATTCATGGTTCTTATGGTCTCAGCTAATGGTGCTGCCGAGGCCCTCACTCTTGCACCTGACTTCATCAAGGGTGGACGTGCCATGCGATCAGTATTCGAGTTAATTGACCGCAAAACAGAAATTGAGCCTGATGATCCTGATGCTACTCCTTTACCTGACCGCATCCGTGGGGAGGTCGAGCTCAAGCATGTAGACTTTGCCTACCCATCTTGCCCAGACATGCCTGTGTTCCGTGATCTGACACTGCGTGCCCGTGCCGGAAAGATGTTGGCTCTTGTTGGCCCAAGTGGTTGCGGGAAGAGTTCAGTCATTTCGTTGATTCAAAGGTTCTATGAGCCCACATCAGGCCGCGTGCTCGTCGATGGAAAAGACATAAGGAAATATAACTTAAAGGCATTAAGACAAGTTATTTCGGTGGTGCCTCAGGAACCATGCCTGTTCGCTGCAACCATATTTGAGAACATCGCATATGGGAGGGAATCAACAACAGAGGCAGAAGTAGTGGAAGCTGCGACAATGGCTAACGCACACAAGTTCATATCAGCATTGCCCGACGGGTATAGGACATGGGTCGGAGAGCGTGGGGTGCAGCTCTCAGGGGGACAACGTCAAAGAATAGCAATAGCAAGGGCACTAGTGAAGAAGGCACCAATAATGTTGTTGGATGAGGCAACAAGTGCACTAGATGCAGAGTCCGAGCGGGGTGTGCAGGATGCACTCGAACGGTCTGGAATTGGACGGACCACAATCGTGGTGGCACATCGCCTTGCGACCATAAGGAACGCCCATGTGATTGCAGTAATCGACGATGGGAAAGTGGTGGAACAAGGATCACATTCACACCTGCTCAACCACCATCCTGATGGGTGCTATGCCCGAATGCTCCAGCTGCAGCGCTTTACAAATGGAGTCGCCATGGCTGCCGGTGTGCCACTAGGACCATCAACGAGCACTAGGGAAGCTACAGGATAG